The Humulus lupulus chromosome 3, drHumLupu1.1, whole genome shotgun sequence genome window below encodes:
- the LOC133822657 gene encoding uncharacterized protein LOC133822657 isoform X1 produces the protein MKLLLVGTAASLLWFLFVLGLGSLSSVSADNGGIKDRREFILGGGEENLGPWKSEISELAAAPGPAGDEPQTTLVLAANRTNRPDILRHFRRYRGGWDITSRNYWASVGFTGSAAFILAVLWFISFGLVLVIHHCCGWRINIKNEGSHLSQKITLILLLVFTCVAAIGCILLSVGQDEFHGEVLHTLKYVVNQSDYTVQILRNVTQYLSLAKDINVAQVFLPSDIMEDIDKLNIELNTAADTLTEKTSENSVKIKKVFNLVRSALITVAAVMLVLALIGLVLSVLGHRHAIHIFIISGWLLVAVTFILCGVFVILNNIRAEKLIFHFCSFTSLSTISDTCMAMEEWVENPHAETALTNILPCVDQRTTNQTLIQSKQTINGIVNVVNRFVYTYANANPSEGAPYYYNQSGPPMPPLCYPFDSNLKESHCGDQEVSIANASMVWQKYTCEVSTAEICTTVGRVTPNIYSQLVAAVNESYALEHYTPPLLSLQDCNFVRDTFRNITSSYCPPLDRYLKTVNAGLALISVGVLLCLVLWILYANRPQREEVFVKLSSLIKGKGYRSSTSDVPSSITSIEV, from the exons ATGAAGCTCTTGCTGGTGGGAACGGCCGCTTCATTGTTATGGTTTCTGTTTGTTTTGGGGTTGGGGTCCCTGAGCTCTGTTTCTGCTGACAATGGAGGTATCAAAGATCGTCGGGAATTCATCTTAG GAGGAGGAGAAGAGAATTTGGGGCCATGGAAGAGCGAAATATCGGAGCTTGCGGCAGCCCCTGGTCCTGCAGGCGATGAACCTCAGACCACGCTTGTCTTGGCAGCCAACAGAACAAACAGACCGGACATTCTTCGTCACTTCCGGCGTTACAGAGGCGGTTGGGACATCACTAGTCGCAATTACTGGGCT TCTGTTGGATTCACTGGCTCAGCTGCTTTCATTCTTGCTGTTCTATGGTTTATTTCCTTTGGGTTAGTTCTTGTTATTCATCATTGCTGTGGATGGAGGATAAACATCAAGAATGAAGGATCCCACCTTTCACAAAAGATCACTCTTATCTTGCTTCTAGTCTTCACTTGTGTTGCAGC GATTGGATGTATTCTTCTATCTGTTGGGCAGGATGAATTTCATGGTGAAGTTCTGCATACACTCAAATATGTTGTAAACCAATCGGACTACACAGTGCAAATCCTGAGAAATGTCACGCAATACCTGTCCCTTGCGAAGGATATCAATGTGGCCCAGGTCTTCCTCCCTTCAGATATTATGGAAGATATTGACAAGTTGAACATTGAATTGAATACTGCAGCAGATACTTTGACGGAGAAGACGAGTGAAAattctgttaaaattaaaaaaGTCTTCAATCTTGT GCGTTCAGCTTTGATAACTGTTGCTGCAGTAATGCTTGTCTTGGCCCTGATTGGTCTTG TCCTCTCCGTCCTTGGACACCGACATGCAATCCACAT ATTTATAATCAGTGGATGGCTACTTGTGGCAGTTACTTTCATTCTTTGCGGAGTTTTTGTAATCCTCAACAA CATTAGAGCAGAGAAGCTAATCTTTCATTTTTGTTCTTTTACATCTCTCAGTACAATTTCCGACACTTGTATGGCCATGGAAGAGTGGGTAGAAAATCCCCATGCAGAAACAGCTCTCACCAACATCCTTCCATGCGTTGATCAAAGAACAACCAATCAGACCCTCATCCAGAGTAAACAAACTATCAATGGTATTGTAAATGTTGTCAACCGATTTGTCTATACCTATGCAAATGCAAATCCCTCAGAAGGTGCTCCTTATTACTACAATCAGTCTGGACCTCCCATGCCTCCTCTCTGTTATCCATTTGACTCTAATCTGAAAGAAAGCCATTGTGGGGATCAAGAGGTGTCTATTGCAAATGCTTCAATG GTATGGCAGAAATATACATGTGAAGTATCAACAGCTGAAATATGTACAACTGTTGGAAGAGTGACCCCCAACATATACTCGCAGCTGGTAGCCGCAGTTAATGAGAGCTATGCACTTGAGCACTACACCCCACCATTACTGAGCCTCCAGGACTGCAATTTTGTCCGCGATACATTCCGAAATATCACGTCCAGTTACTGCCCTCCATTAGACCGTTATCTCAAGACTGTGAATGCTGGCTTGGCCCTGATTTCAGTCGGGGTCTTGCTCTGCCTTGTTCTCTGGATCCTCTATGCAAACCGCCCCCAAAGGGAGGAAGTGTTTGTGAAACTATCCTCGCTAATAAAAGGCAAGGGTTACAGAAGTAGCACCAGTGACGTGCCATCATCAATTACATCGATTGAAGTATGA
- the LOC133822657 gene encoding uncharacterized protein LOC133822657 isoform X2: MKLLLVGTAASLLWFLFVLGLGSLSSVSADNGGIKDRREFILGGGEENLGPWKSEISELAAAPGPAGDEPQTTLVLAANRTNRPDILRHFRRYRGGWDITSRNYWASVGFTGSAAFILAVLWFISFGLVLVIHHCCGWRINIKNEGSHLSQKITLILLLVFTCVAAIGCILLSVGQDEFHGEVLHTLKYVVNQSDYTVQILRNVTQYLSLAKDINVAQVFLPSDIMEDIDKLNIELNTAADTLTEKTSENSVKIKKVFNLVRSALITVAAVMLVLALIGLVLSVLGHRHAIHIFIISGWLLVAVTFILCGVFVILNNTISDTCMAMEEWVENPHAETALTNILPCVDQRTTNQTLIQSKQTINGIVNVVNRFVYTYANANPSEGAPYYYNQSGPPMPPLCYPFDSNLKESHCGDQEVSIANASMVWQKYTCEVSTAEICTTVGRVTPNIYSQLVAAVNESYALEHYTPPLLSLQDCNFVRDTFRNITSSYCPPLDRYLKTVNAGLALISVGVLLCLVLWILYANRPQREEVFVKLSSLIKGKGYRSSTSDVPSSITSIEV; encoded by the exons ATGAAGCTCTTGCTGGTGGGAACGGCCGCTTCATTGTTATGGTTTCTGTTTGTTTTGGGGTTGGGGTCCCTGAGCTCTGTTTCTGCTGACAATGGAGGTATCAAAGATCGTCGGGAATTCATCTTAG GAGGAGGAGAAGAGAATTTGGGGCCATGGAAGAGCGAAATATCGGAGCTTGCGGCAGCCCCTGGTCCTGCAGGCGATGAACCTCAGACCACGCTTGTCTTGGCAGCCAACAGAACAAACAGACCGGACATTCTTCGTCACTTCCGGCGTTACAGAGGCGGTTGGGACATCACTAGTCGCAATTACTGGGCT TCTGTTGGATTCACTGGCTCAGCTGCTTTCATTCTTGCTGTTCTATGGTTTATTTCCTTTGGGTTAGTTCTTGTTATTCATCATTGCTGTGGATGGAGGATAAACATCAAGAATGAAGGATCCCACCTTTCACAAAAGATCACTCTTATCTTGCTTCTAGTCTTCACTTGTGTTGCAGC GATTGGATGTATTCTTCTATCTGTTGGGCAGGATGAATTTCATGGTGAAGTTCTGCATACACTCAAATATGTTGTAAACCAATCGGACTACACAGTGCAAATCCTGAGAAATGTCACGCAATACCTGTCCCTTGCGAAGGATATCAATGTGGCCCAGGTCTTCCTCCCTTCAGATATTATGGAAGATATTGACAAGTTGAACATTGAATTGAATACTGCAGCAGATACTTTGACGGAGAAGACGAGTGAAAattctgttaaaattaaaaaaGTCTTCAATCTTGT GCGTTCAGCTTTGATAACTGTTGCTGCAGTAATGCTTGTCTTGGCCCTGATTGGTCTTG TCCTCTCCGTCCTTGGACACCGACATGCAATCCACAT ATTTATAATCAGTGGATGGCTACTTGTGGCAGTTACTTTCATTCTTTGCGGAGTTTTTGTAATCCTCAACAA TACAATTTCCGACACTTGTATGGCCATGGAAGAGTGGGTAGAAAATCCCCATGCAGAAACAGCTCTCACCAACATCCTTCCATGCGTTGATCAAAGAACAACCAATCAGACCCTCATCCAGAGTAAACAAACTATCAATGGTATTGTAAATGTTGTCAACCGATTTGTCTATACCTATGCAAATGCAAATCCCTCAGAAGGTGCTCCTTATTACTACAATCAGTCTGGACCTCCCATGCCTCCTCTCTGTTATCCATTTGACTCTAATCTGAAAGAAAGCCATTGTGGGGATCAAGAGGTGTCTATTGCAAATGCTTCAATG GTATGGCAGAAATATACATGTGAAGTATCAACAGCTGAAATATGTACAACTGTTGGAAGAGTGACCCCCAACATATACTCGCAGCTGGTAGCCGCAGTTAATGAGAGCTATGCACTTGAGCACTACACCCCACCATTACTGAGCCTCCAGGACTGCAATTTTGTCCGCGATACATTCCGAAATATCACGTCCAGTTACTGCCCTCCATTAGACCGTTATCTCAAGACTGTGAATGCTGGCTTGGCCCTGATTTCAGTCGGGGTCTTGCTCTGCCTTGTTCTCTGGATCCTCTATGCAAACCGCCCCCAAAGGGAGGAAGTGTTTGTGAAACTATCCTCGCTAATAAAAGGCAAGGGTTACAGAAGTAGCACCAGTGACGTGCCATCATCAATTACATCGATTGAAGTATGA